The Streptomyces sp. NBC_00510 genomic interval CGTGGCCAAGCAGTCCGGCGCCGTGAAGGCCGTGCAGGAGGCGCTGCCCGCGACGACCGACACCGTCAGCGACCTGGCCAAGGGCGCCCAGCCCGCCGTCAAGGGAGCCGCGACGCAGACCGCCAGGACCGTCGGCGGCACCGCCCAGGAGCTCGGGACGACCGCCAAGGGCTCCGGGCTGCCGGGCGGCCTCCCCTCCACCGGCCGGCTG includes:
- a CDS encoding ATP-binding protein; the protein is MSLPLARRIARAALLVGAAAAPLIGAGAASAAALPQVGDLGGLTNVDKTPELTGTVNGVAKQSGAVKAVQEALPATTDTVSDLAKGAQPAVKGAATQTARTVGGTAQELGTTAKGSGLPGGLPSTGRLPLQGLPIGG